The proteins below are encoded in one region of Cytophagales bacterium:
- a CDS encoding ATP-binding protein — protein MSDLRRTQEKLIETEKMASLGVLSAGITHEINNPLNFIKGGVQVLELDLKEGKPVNELEPYLDVINDGVARATTIVKSLSHFSRESRDMHEVCDVHAIIDNCLLMLESKTRHKVEIVKEFGIEQFNLIGNEGRLHQAFLNILANAEQAIPDSGIIKISTELDREIRKVIIADTGIGIESEILHKINDPFFTTKPPGQGTGLGLSIAYNIVREHKGVIEVLSQPGKGTTFVLSF, from the coding sequence TTGTCTGATCTCAGGAGAACTCAGGAAAAGCTGATTGAAACAGAGAAAATGGCTTCTCTTGGGGTACTTTCGGCTGGAATAACACACGAAATCAATAATCCGCTAAACTTCATTAAGGGAGGTGTTCAGGTGCTTGAGCTAGATTTAAAGGAAGGGAAGCCGGTAAATGAACTGGAGCCTTATCTGGATGTGATCAATGATGGAGTGGCCAGAGCAACTACTATTGTCAAAAGCTTGAGTCATTTCAGCCGGGAAAGTAGGGATATGCATGAAGTATGTGATGTTCATGCGATTATAGACAATTGTCTATTGATGCTTGAAAGCAAGACCAGGCATAAGGTTGAAATTGTAAAGGAATTTGGAATTGAACAATTTAATTTAATCGGTAACGAAGGGAGACTGCATCAAGCTTTTCTAAACATCCTGGCCAATGCAGAACAAGCAATTCCCGATTCTGGTATAATTAAGATTTCCACCGAATTGGATAGAGAGATACGAAAGGTCATCATTGCCGACACGGGAATCGGAATAGAATCAGAAATACTTCACAAGATCAATGACCCATTTTTTACGACCAAACCTCCAGGACAGGGAACAGGTCTCGGGTTGTCAATAGCGTATAACATTGTTAGGGAACATAAGGGCGTGATTGAAGTACTCTCTCAACCAGGAAAAGGCACAACGTTTGTTTTGAGTTTTTGA
- a CDS encoding response regulator encodes MSRQLKHTVMFVDDELINLLLFEKRFEVDFKILTASSGKEALGKLEIHVHELEVIISDMRMPSMSGLEFIKTARKRFTGIRYFILTGYSYDKELENALQDQVIERLLKKPYDYETIKDAVVRYDNPKISISNKTDANI; translated from the coding sequence GTGAGTAGACAACTAAAGCATACTGTGATGTTCGTTGATGATGAACTCATCAATTTGCTCCTATTCGAAAAACGATTTGAGGTAGACTTTAAAATACTAACAGCCTCCTCCGGAAAGGAGGCTTTGGGAAAATTGGAAATACATGTTCACGAGCTGGAAGTCATCATTAGCGATATGCGAATGCCATCCATGTCCGGTCTTGAGTTTATCAAGACAGCCAGAAAACGTTTCACCGGCATTCGTTACTTTATCCTTACAGGATATAGTTATGATAAAGAGCTCGAAAATGCATTGCAAGATCAGGTGATTGAACGACTTCTCAAGAAACCCTATGACTATGAAACCATTAAGGATGCTGTTGTTCGATACGATAACCCAAAGATTTCGATAAGTAATAAAACCGATGCTAATATTTGA
- a CDS encoding ATP-binding protein produces the protein MTTQKDRSWFRLLMTFAYCSTLSFSIYFYVREVYILAYNGFFCLSLFFIFGIASYFTKHLRWLFRLSVLTAFHAFYFEVFFTGGVFSPALPEFIIPPIIAFFYKPVRDRYFFMIVAVLCALSIWLLSSLGYTENRFPADCMMEMHIISTFFVFGIVGAYIYIYRKSLNEKNLELKMSYQKLVESEKMASLGLLSAGVAHEINNPLNFIKGGIEMLTMQLNGSKDAEPYVQAVDEGVKRVASIIDSLAHFSRDSPAMNEVCDIQKVIDNCLVMLNHKLKYKVELVKEYEDLGSLKIIGNEGQLHQAFLNVLTNAEEAIDESGTISIRTYTDGEALKVTISDTGRGIDPKYINKINDLFFTTKDTGEGTGLGLSITYKAIEEHDGSIAVESEVGEGTSFHITFNKPLTFDSE, from the coding sequence GTGACTACCCAAAAAGATAGGAGTTGGTTTAGACTCCTGATGACTTTCGCCTATTGTTCGACCCTGAGCTTTAGTATCTACTTCTATGTTCGTGAAGTTTACATTCTGGCGTACAATGGCTTCTTTTGCCTTTCTCTGTTTTTCATTTTTGGCATAGCCAGTTACTTCACAAAGCATCTTAGATGGCTCTTTCGGCTTTCTGTGCTTACGGCCTTTCATGCCTTCTATTTCGAGGTTTTCTTCACAGGTGGAGTGTTCTCACCGGCATTACCTGAGTTCATCATACCTCCCATCATTGCATTCTTCTATAAACCCGTGAGGGATCGATATTTCTTCATGATCGTAGCGGTTTTATGTGCCTTAAGTATTTGGCTATTATCATCGTTAGGTTACACAGAAAACCGCTTTCCGGCAGATTGCATGATGGAAATGCATATTATCTCCACATTCTTCGTTTTTGGCATCGTAGGGGCATACATCTATATCTATCGTAAGTCGCTGAATGAGAAGAATCTCGAACTTAAAATGTCTTACCAAAAATTGGTCGAGTCTGAGAAGATGGCCTCACTAGGACTATTATCTGCCGGTGTTGCTCATGAAATCAATAACCCATTGAACTTCATCAAGGGAGGTATTGAAATGTTGACCATGCAATTAAACGGTTCAAAAGACGCAGAGCCCTATGTACAAGCAGTTGATGAGGGAGTGAAAAGAGTAGCATCAATTATTGATAGCCTCGCACACTTTAGCAGAGATTCTCCTGCGATGAATGAAGTTTGTGACATTCAGAAAGTGATTGACAATTGTCTGGTAATGCTGAACCATAAACTTAAATACAAGGTAGAGTTAGTTAAGGAATATGAGGACTTAGGCTCGTTAAAAATCATTGGGAACGAGGGGCAATTGCACCAGGCCTTCCTTAATGTCCTCACCAATGCGGAAGAAGCCATTGATGAAAGTGGTACCATTTCTATTCGCACTTACACGGATGGTGAGGCATTAAAAGTCACCATTTCCGATACCGGCCGAGGAATAGATCCAAAGTATATCAATAAAATCAATGACCTGTTTTTTACTACAAAAGATACAGGAGAAGGTACGGGTTTAGGATTGTCTATCACTTACAAGGCGATTGAAGAACATGATGGTTCCATTGCAGTTGAATCCGAAGTTGGTGAAGGAACGAGCTTTCACATTACATTCAATAAACCTCTTACGTTTGATAGTGAGTAG
- a CDS encoding putative porin, producing MIKYLSIFSFLAFSFSVSAQTDSLKSKINFSGDFRFRVEQDWDSRKSNGEFRTDRSRLRYRIRAGLVYQHNDQTQVGIRLRTGNPRKQQDPQLTLGDGFNEFGTLPIALEKAYFQTELRSFRIWLGKNSFSFKKQNELFWSDNVFPEGIHLNKIVPLNAGWIDRLSFHAGHFVMNTRGGRFKDDSYLQGIQIVSQNFNDRVSFWPSLYLLRNIQNIPDGAETYRLNYSIVSIGGYIKLSKSPLVKLEMDWYHNLEDYSENDSIPQNLAGQKEGITMAVSYGELSAKGNWHIELTYANLQRYSALDFMAQNDWTRWDYSAYDSPDGRLTNFQGIEFTIGTSIEDNITLKMKYYNIQQLVALGAFKENGQRIRFDIDVRF from the coding sequence TTGATCAAGTATCTCTCTATTTTTTCATTCCTGGCTTTTTCATTTTCAGTGTCTGCTCAGACCGATTCCCTTAAGTCAAAGATTAACTTCAGTGGCGATTTTAGGTTTAGGGTTGAACAGGATTGGGACTCTCGCAAGTCAAATGGCGAGTTCAGAACTGATCGATCAAGGCTGAGGTACAGGATAAGAGCTGGATTGGTATATCAGCATAATGATCAAACCCAGGTTGGTATCAGGTTACGAACCGGTAATCCCAGAAAACAGCAAGACCCTCAACTGACATTAGGTGATGGGTTCAATGAATTTGGGACCCTACCTATCGCATTAGAAAAAGCCTATTTTCAAACAGAATTGCGAAGTTTTAGGATTTGGTTAGGTAAAAACTCATTCTCATTCAAGAAACAAAATGAACTTTTTTGGAGCGATAATGTATTTCCCGAGGGGATACATCTGAATAAAATAGTTCCTCTAAATGCTGGATGGATTGATCGTTTATCATTTCATGCTGGCCATTTTGTCATGAATACAAGAGGAGGCAGATTTAAGGATGATAGCTACCTGCAAGGGATTCAAATCGTCTCTCAAAATTTCAATGATAGGGTTTCTTTTTGGCCTTCGCTTTATCTGCTTAGAAATATTCAAAACATCCCTGATGGAGCAGAAACCTATCGCCTAAATTATTCCATAGTCAGCATCGGAGGATATATCAAGTTGAGCAAATCACCTTTAGTCAAATTAGAAATGGACTGGTACCATAATCTGGAAGACTATAGCGAGAACGATTCCATTCCACAGAATTTAGCGGGGCAAAAGGAAGGAATAACCATGGCTGTAAGCTATGGGGAGTTATCGGCTAAGGGCAACTGGCATATTGAGCTTACTTATGCCAATTTGCAGCGCTATTCTGCTTTGGATTTCATGGCTCAGAATGATTGGACCAGATGGGATTATTCTGCTTATGATTCACCGGATGGGAGATTGACTAATTTTCAGGGTATAGAATTTACAATTGGGACCAGCATTGAAGATAACATCACCCTGAAGATGAAGTACTACAATATTCAACAATTGGTGGCTCTTGGAGCCTTTAAAGAAAACGGACAAAGAATTCGATTTGACATAGATGTCAGATTTTAA
- a CDS encoding RNA polymerase sigma factor encodes MMNNLNTLTDELLAAKAQQGDDKAMGLLYSRYYMLVFNKCLSFTKNTDEASDLAQDVMLRVIEKITTFNGQSKFSTWLYSITFNYCTDQMRKKKGKHFEDVNLHYEIIDDSEHDLDAALSAEVKEGQAGKALSMISQEDQDLLMMKYQMNKSIQEIQVMLNLSSSAVKMRLKRARAKATDIYESSLTTATFA; translated from the coding sequence ATGATGAATAACTTGAATACACTGACCGACGAATTATTGGCTGCAAAAGCGCAACAAGGTGATGACAAAGCCATGGGCTTGCTCTACTCCAGATATTATATGCTTGTTTTCAACAAGTGTCTTTCATTTACTAAAAACACCGACGAAGCAAGTGATTTAGCTCAGGACGTGATGTTGCGTGTCATCGAAAAGATCACGACCTTCAATGGACAATCCAAGTTCTCTACATGGCTATACTCCATCACGTTCAACTACTGTACTGATCAAATGAGAAAGAAGAAAGGCAAGCACTTTGAAGATGTGAACCTCCATTATGAGATCATCGACGATTCTGAACACGACCTGGATGCCGCCCTTTCAGCAGAAGTAAAAGAAGGTCAGGCAGGCAAAGCACTTTCGATGATCAGTCAGGAAGACCAGGATTTATTGATGATGAAATACCAAATGAACAAATCCATTCAAGAGATACAGGTCATGCTCAACCTATCCTCTAGTGCTGTAAAAATGCGATTGAAGAGAGCAAGAGCTAAAGCTACAGACATTTACGAAAGCAGCCTCACAACGGCGACTTTTGCTTAG
- a CDS encoding response regulator transcription factor, which produces MENTLKLLIADDHKIFRDGLVALLNKEEDMEVVGDGGSESEINSILSKTQVDVILMDIDMGESSGITITEDVSSKYPATHVLALSMHGERNYIVKMMEAGAKGYILKNAGKDEMITAIKTVAAGNTYLSSQVSSKLFEQLSNPKPRKGHVNADGSIPLTDRETEVLKLIAEEYSNPEIAEKLFISIRTVDTHRRNLLEKLQAKNTAGLVKHALKMGLLDS; this is translated from the coding sequence ATGGAAAATACACTGAAACTTTTGATCGCAGATGACCACAAGATCTTTCGGGATGGGCTTGTGGCCTTACTCAACAAAGAAGAAGACATGGAGGTCGTGGGCGACGGAGGTTCCGAGAGTGAGATCAATAGTATTCTCAGTAAAACACAGGTAGATGTGATCCTGATGGACATAGATATGGGAGAATCAAGCGGCATTACCATCACTGAGGACGTTTCCAGTAAATATCCAGCTACGCATGTCCTGGCACTTTCTATGCATGGTGAACGTAACTACATTGTTAAGATGATGGAAGCTGGAGCCAAAGGGTACATCTTGAAAAATGCCGGTAAGGACGAAATGATCACGGCCATCAAGACCGTCGCTGCAGGCAATACGTATCTCAGTAGTCAGGTGTCTTCCAAGTTGTTTGAGCAACTTTCCAATCCCAAACCTCGAAAGGGGCACGTCAATGCTGATGGCTCCATCCCATTGACAGACAGAGAAACAGAGGTATTGAAATTAATCGCGGAAGAATACTCCAATCCGGAAATAGCCGAGAAGCTATTCATAAGTATCCGAACCGTAGACACGCACAGGCGCAATTTGCTGGAGAAGCTTCAGGCCAAGAATACGGCCGGACTCGTCAAACATGCTTTGAAGATGGGTTTGTTGGATTCTTAA
- a CDS encoding PAS domain-containing sensor histidine kinase, whose translation MIQRQDFTETNDFLLSLIGSAPYGIIAIDLEGFVTIANTQAIECLGLKTSVQELVDMEILEVVQGMEELTNEIRKCLTKGRNDFDLEEVSYLDKYLTFRGRKILGGMVITIADITSVKLSEQEILHSLLQGQEQERRRLAQEIHDGIGPSLSTIKLNLANIESDLQQIDPSRLENFRASYQMIDEVANDLRSISHNLLPKVLLDFGLLEALDTLIERIRERKTIAIEFLNPAKDLNLSKTTELGLYRIIQELINNTLKYAEATKITLQLVKHESTVLLTYEDDGKGFDPHVARKGIGLFNIHNRTLALGGEDEIHSQPGRGMSATIEVPIA comes from the coding sequence ATGATACAAAGGCAGGATTTTACGGAAACCAATGACTTTCTTCTTTCTCTGATCGGGTCAGCTCCCTACGGGATCATTGCCATCGATCTGGAAGGTTTCGTAACCATCGCCAATACACAGGCGATCGAATGCCTGGGACTTAAGACATCTGTTCAGGAGTTGGTCGACATGGAGATTCTGGAGGTCGTTCAGGGTATGGAAGAGCTAACCAATGAAATCAGAAAGTGTCTGACAAAAGGAAGAAATGACTTTGACCTGGAGGAAGTAAGTTATCTGGACAAGTATCTGACATTCCGTGGACGGAAGATACTTGGGGGAATGGTGATCACCATCGCCGATATCACATCTGTCAAGTTATCAGAGCAAGAGATCCTACACTCATTGCTACAAGGCCAGGAGCAAGAACGCAGAAGACTTGCACAGGAAATTCACGATGGCATAGGCCCCTCCCTCTCCACCATCAAGCTCAACCTTGCCAATATTGAAAGTGATCTGCAACAAATCGACCCGTCCCGCTTGGAGAATTTTAGAGCATCCTATCAGATGATAGATGAAGTAGCCAATGACCTCAGATCCATTTCACACAACCTCCTTCCGAAGGTACTATTGGACTTTGGCTTGTTGGAAGCATTGGATACACTGATCGAACGCATCCGGGAAAGAAAGACCATTGCCATCGAGTTCCTCAATCCCGCAAAGGATCTGAACTTATCCAAGACCACAGAGCTTGGTCTTTATCGGATCATACAAGAGCTAATCAACAACACTTTGAAATATGCCGAGGCCACCAAAATCACCCTACAGCTTGTCAAACATGAAAGCACCGTACTATTGACCTATGAAGATGACGGCAAAGGCTTTGACCCTCATGTCGCTCGAAAAGGAATCGGATTGTTCAACATTCACAACCGAACACTCGCCTTGGGAGGCGAAGATGAAATACATTCACAGCCTGGCAGGGGCATGAGTGCCACCATCGAAGTTCCAATTGCATGA
- a CDS encoding ATP-binding protein — translation MTKPSSIPIQSEADVRYAAELASHYANEMGLETSSSAELALAVSEIAQNAIRYGGGGKALFSSGNAGRILQVMVKDEGAGILNLNEAMRKGYTTSKGSLGVGLDVARRCVDEFQISTSEERGTQVTLKKFLPIPEEKIDYGVVSLADENYAVNGDDYLIHEYDGDKVLMAVLDGTGEGYAAHTAAYLTKKFLIENYRLPLDELVIQCHSVLKKAELERGVTIALGRLSEGTFEYIGVGDTHAYLLGEEMSMITNHDGIVGLFQLPTLKLRKTKLEPDTYILLCTDGIKSNLWLDEGQADHPQKIANFVFREFHRDYGDVTVLVARYKAPL, via the coding sequence GTGACCAAACCTTCCAGTATACCTATACAATCCGAAGCAGACGTGCGCTATGCAGCAGAATTGGCCTCGCATTACGCCAATGAAATGGGTCTGGAGACCTCATCCAGTGCGGAGCTGGCCCTGGCCGTTTCAGAAATAGCCCAAAATGCGATCAGGTATGGTGGAGGTGGCAAAGCGCTGTTTTCCAGTGGAAACGCTGGCCGAATTCTTCAGGTAATGGTCAAAGACGAAGGTGCCGGAATTTTGAATTTAAATGAAGCCATGAGAAAAGGATACACCACTTCCAAAGGCAGCCTTGGAGTAGGACTGGATGTGGCCCGAAGATGCGTAGACGAATTTCAAATTTCCACCAGTGAAGAACGAGGTACCCAGGTCACACTGAAGAAGTTCTTACCCATTCCCGAAGAAAAGATCGACTATGGAGTGGTGAGTCTGGCCGATGAAAACTACGCAGTAAACGGAGACGACTATTTGATTCATGAATATGATGGTGATAAGGTCTTAATGGCAGTCCTAGACGGGACAGGAGAAGGCTATGCTGCACACACCGCGGCCTATCTGACAAAAAAATTCCTGATCGAAAATTACCGACTTCCCCTGGACGAACTAGTTATCCAATGCCACTCCGTACTGAAAAAGGCCGAATTGGAGCGAGGAGTCACCATTGCCTTAGGAAGATTATCGGAAGGCACCTTTGAGTACATTGGCGTCGGGGACACCCATGCTTACTTATTGGGTGAAGAGATGTCCATGATCACCAACCATGATGGTATCGTAGGATTGTTTCAGCTGCCCACCCTCAAGCTTCGCAAAACCAAACTTGAGCCAGACACTTACATCCTGCTTTGTACAGATGGCATCAAGTCCAACCTTTGGCTCGATGAGGGCCAGGCTGATCATCCACAAAAAATTGCCAATTTCGTTTTCCGGGAATTTCACAGAGATTACGGAGATGTTACAGTTTTAGTCGCACGCTACAAAGCCCCCTTATGA
- a CDS encoding STAS domain-containing protein: MAKQEKESLEELTQGQVAISRRKLGGEAPIVVNEIIEGCLYTGMFGTLDSARMKAVVDLILAVASNSDTDIIIIDLSNIDIVDSAIATQLIKINKTLQMVGMQVMFCGIKPIVAQSIVAAGIDIGNVDVVKNLKAAVMEVFKRKGLKVVKADQ; the protein is encoded by the coding sequence ATGGCAAAGCAGGAGAAAGAAAGCTTAGAAGAACTTACCCAGGGCCAGGTGGCCATAAGTCGAAGAAAACTGGGTGGTGAAGCACCTATCGTCGTAAACGAGATAATAGAGGGATGTCTTTACACCGGCATGTTTGGAACACTGGATTCCGCTCGTATGAAGGCGGTTGTGGACCTCATTCTGGCAGTAGCATCCAATAGCGATACCGACATCATCATCATCGATTTGAGCAACATCGATATTGTGGATTCTGCGATTGCCACACAATTGATCAAGATCAACAAGACCTTGCAGATGGTAGGCATGCAAGTCATGTTTTGTGGTATCAAGCCCATTGTGGCACAATCAATTGTAGCTGCTGGCATCGACATAGGTAATGTAGATGTCGTAAAAAATCTGAAAGCCGCCGTGATGGAAGTGTTCAAAAGAAAAGGATTGAAAGTTGTAAAAGCTGATCAGTAA
- a CDS encoding dipeptide epimerase — protein sequence MKIIRLECWKESYQLREPYTIAYEKIESTSNVFLKIDTDQGFSGWGCAAPDPEITGEDYKTVLKAYHEVIAPYLKSKSPFTYALILEELRVMLKNQPSALAMVDMALFDLIGKKTGEPVYRLLGGFRHSIPTSVTIGILSVEDTLKKGQEFIDQGFFILKVKGGRSVEEDVERIIRLRESLGSSIEIRFDANQGYSVSEAVSFIERTKNQRIELLEQPTQRDNPDLLKQVSKQVPVPVMADESLMSLKDVFQLTSDEATDMINIKLMKTGGITEALRINAVAKAAGVESMVGCMDESAMGIAAGLHFALARPNIHYADLDGHFDLEDDTFAEMVICKDGVLYPLERPGFGWSE from the coding sequence ATGAAAATCATTCGATTGGAATGCTGGAAGGAAAGTTACCAACTTCGGGAACCCTACACGATTGCCTATGAAAAAATCGAAAGTACCTCCAATGTTTTTCTTAAGATAGATACCGATCAGGGCTTTAGTGGCTGGGGATGCGCGGCACCCGACCCTGAAATCACCGGTGAGGATTACAAAACCGTTTTGAAGGCTTACCATGAAGTCATTGCTCCGTATCTCAAGAGCAAGTCACCTTTTACCTATGCGTTGATACTGGAAGAATTGAGGGTGATGCTCAAAAACCAACCCTCCGCGCTGGCGATGGTGGATATGGCACTATTTGATTTGATCGGTAAAAAAACAGGAGAACCTGTCTATCGATTACTGGGAGGATTCCGACACAGCATTCCTACAAGTGTCACCATTGGAATATTATCAGTAGAAGACACCCTTAAAAAAGGTCAGGAATTCATTGATCAGGGCTTCTTCATTTTGAAAGTGAAAGGCGGTAGAAGTGTTGAAGAAGATGTTGAGCGCATCATTCGACTGAGAGAATCACTTGGGAGTTCAATTGAAATTCGTTTTGATGCCAATCAGGGATATTCCGTTTCTGAGGCAGTCTCCTTTATTGAAAGAACGAAAAATCAGCGAATTGAACTCCTGGAGCAACCCACGCAAAGAGACAACCCCGATCTCTTGAAGCAAGTCAGTAAACAAGTACCCGTCCCCGTGATGGCAGATGAAAGCTTGATGTCACTCAAAGATGTATTTCAATTAACCTCTGATGAGGCGACTGACATGATCAACATCAAACTCATGAAAACAGGGGGCATCACAGAAGCGCTGAGAATCAATGCCGTGGCGAAAGCCGCTGGTGTGGAATCTATGGTGGGTTGTATGGACGAATCTGCCATGGGAATTGCTGCTGGTTTACACTTTGCACTCGCCCGACCCAACATCCATTACGCGGACCTGGATGGTCACTTCGACCTGGAAGACGACACCTTTGCCGAGATGGTTATCTGCAAAGACGGAGTACTCTACCCCTTAGAAAGGCCCGGCTTTGGGTGGTCAGAGTAG
- a CDS encoding creatininase family protein: protein MRPATATLKVTNLKDFVVLKELRVGPVTIESKRIKVPYTVTKANAEVATNELIYTYSERVFDVNSYASVNLASMMAVQVAMNYGLFCERLVFDGIFDESDQRFIRDMTENTSREIYVNKLLMPNEFLKPEFTHLQALKQKRYTVANLLFINTEYTQLTGDWHWTETDREQFAILSSGGKDSLLTYGLIKDMGYQGHPVFINESGRHWFTAINAYKYLEENESNTARVWCNSDRIFNWMLRQMPFIRENFADIRADIYPVRLWTVAVFLFGVLPIARKRRVGNILIGDEYDTTLKLNHQGITHYGGLYDQSKYFDNALSRHYLKKGWGLHQYSVLRSMSELLILKALVKRYPQLQAQQVSCHAAHEKEGRIYPCGNCEKCRRIVAMLSVLEEDAGRCGYSSEQIAKGLKSLESKQVKQLGQDAAHLFHLLLDKKILEENAHTRKLGKSHPHIMKLRFDQERSTIKDLPKFIRKPLFKSLLLHSDGAAIFKDRKWTEFDLMNSEMLDVPYPFEIEKKPALSKAPISDQFRWEKLTWPEIEEKLKVVDTAILPCGAIEQHGPHLPVDIDYYDAVYLADRVAAACSEPKPFVLPPIPFGVSYHHEDFKGTLSVTNDALSRFVYDIGMGLAKNGIKKLIILNGHGDNAPTLSYAAQMINRDAEIFVCVDTGETSDIDLYDLIETKNDIHAGEIETSTTMAIRPEVVQMDKAVNETLSFGSDYLDYTSDRGVAWYVQTSKISDSGIMGDPTKASAEKGKKMWEIMVAHLVKFVEEIKKASLADLYQKRY from the coding sequence ATGAGGCCAGCAACAGCAACTCTGAAGGTTACCAACCTCAAAGATTTCGTAGTACTCAAAGAACTACGTGTAGGGCCAGTAACCATAGAATCCAAACGGATCAAAGTACCTTACACAGTTACCAAAGCCAACGCTGAAGTAGCGACTAACGAACTCATTTACACCTATTCGGAGAGGGTATTTGATGTTAACAGCTACGCCAGCGTAAACCTTGCCTCAATGATGGCAGTACAGGTGGCCATGAACTACGGGTTGTTTTGTGAAAGGCTTGTTTTCGATGGAATCTTTGATGAATCAGATCAACGATTCATTCGGGATATGACCGAAAACACCTCCAGGGAGATCTATGTCAACAAATTGCTCATGCCCAATGAATTCCTCAAACCAGAATTCACGCACCTGCAAGCCCTGAAACAAAAGCGATACACGGTAGCTAATTTGCTTTTCATCAATACCGAGTACACACAATTGACTGGGGATTGGCATTGGACCGAAACAGACAGAGAGCAGTTTGCCATTCTTAGCAGTGGCGGAAAAGATAGTCTACTCACCTATGGCCTCATCAAGGACATGGGTTACCAGGGCCATCCGGTTTTTATCAATGAATCAGGCAGACATTGGTTCACCGCCATCAATGCGTATAAATACCTGGAAGAAAATGAGTCCAACACGGCCAGAGTGTGGTGCAACAGTGACCGCATTTTCAATTGGATGCTTCGTCAGATGCCTTTCATACGAGAGAATTTTGCCGACATCAGGGCCGACATCTATCCGGTGAGGCTATGGACAGTTGCAGTATTTCTTTTTGGTGTATTGCCCATCGCTCGAAAACGTAGAGTGGGCAATATCCTTATTGGAGATGAGTACGACACCACCTTGAAACTTAACCATCAAGGGATCACCCATTATGGCGGGTTGTATGACCAAAGCAAATACTTTGACAATGCCCTGAGCCGGCACTACCTTAAAAAAGGATGGGGCCTTCATCAGTATTCCGTTTTGAGAAGCATGTCCGAATTGCTAATACTCAAAGCACTTGTAAAACGGTACCCACAACTTCAAGCTCAGCAGGTCTCCTGTCACGCAGCGCATGAAAAAGAAGGGCGAATTTACCCCTGTGGCAACTGTGAGAAATGTCGCCGGATTGTCGCAATGCTCTCCGTACTAGAAGAGGATGCAGGCAGGTGCGGGTATTCAAGTGAACAGATAGCGAAGGGCCTAAAAAGTCTTGAATCCAAACAAGTAAAACAATTGGGTCAGGATGCGGCACATCTCTTTCACCTGCTATTGGATAAAAAGATACTTGAAGAAAATGCGCATACCCGAAAGTTAGGAAAGTCCCATCCTCATATTATGAAACTTCGCTTTGATCAGGAACGAAGCACAATAAAAGATCTTCCGAAATTCATCCGAAAACCACTCTTCAAAAGCTTGCTTTTACACAGCGACGGAGCTGCAATTTTCAAAGATCGAAAATGGACTGAATTTGACTTAATGAACAGTGAGATGCTTGATGTACCTTATCCTTTTGAAATAGAGAAAAAGCCAGCTTTATCCAAAGCACCTATTTCGGACCAATTTCGATGGGAAAAACTGACCTGGCCAGAGATAGAAGAAAAATTAAAGGTTGTCGATACCGCCATTTTACCCTGTGGTGCAATAGAGCAGCATGGGCCGCATCTTCCAGTCGATATTGACTATTACGATGCGGTTTATCTGGCGGATAGAGTAGCTGCGGCATGCAGCGAACCAAAGCCATTTGTGCTGCCACCAATACCATTCGGCGTTTCTTATCATCATGAAGACTTCAAAGGGACGCTCAGTGTCACTAATGATGCACTTTCCAGGTTTGTCTATGACATTGGAATGGGACTTGCAAAAAATGGGATCAAGAAACTCATCATTCTCAATGGCCACGGTGATAATGCCCCTACGTTAAGTTATGCGGCACAAATGATCAATCGCGATGCTGAGATCTTTGTTTGCGTTGATACGGGAGAAACCAGTGACATTGATCTTTACGACCTCATTGAAACCAAGAATGACATCCATGCCGGAGAAATTGAAACCAGTACTACGATGGCCATTCGTCCGGAAGTCGTACAAATGGATAAGGCCGTGAATGAAACCCTCTCATTTGGAAGTGATTATCTGGATTATACATCGGATCGGGGAGTGGCCTGGTATGTCCAAACCAGTAAGATCTCAGATTCCGGAATTATGGGTGACCCTACGAAAGCATCTGCTGAAAAAGGGAAGAAAATGTGGGAAATTATGGTAGCTCATCTGGTCAAGTTTGTGGAAGAAATCAAAAAAGCCTCTTTGGCGGACTTATACCAAAAACGCTACTGA